The bacterium region GAAAGAAATAAGTCATATTCGCTCTTATAATGATTTACCAGAACAATTAAAGGATTATTTAGCACGAATTAATGAAATTATCGAGGTTAAATTTAAGTTTATCTCCGTAGGCCCTCAACGCGACCAGACAATTCTTTTGGACTCTTTTTTTGTGGGCCGTTAGCTCATCTGGTAGAGCACCGGCCTTTTAAGCCGGGTGCGGCTGGTTCGAGTCCAGCACGGCCCACCACTAGGTAAAAAGATGTTAAGAACAATTTGTAAATCTAAAATTCATCGAGTGACGATTACCGAAACTAATTTACATTATATGGGTAGTATTACTATTGATGAAGAATTACTTATCGCCGCAGATATTATGCCACATGAACGCGTCCAGATAGTCAACTTAAATAATGGTTCACGGGTGGAAACTTATGTAATGCCGGGAGAAAAAGGCGCGGGTAAAATTTGCTTAAATGGTGCCGCCGCTCGCTGGGGACAACAAGGAGACCTTATCATCATCATTTCATATGCTTTAATGACCGATGAAGAAGCAAAAAATTACATACCTAAAGTGATAAATGT contains the following coding sequences:
- the panD gene encoding aspartate 1-decarboxylase, giving the protein MLRTICKSKIHRVTITETNLHYMGSITIDEELLIAADIMPHERVQIVNLNNGSRVETYVMPGEKGAGKICLNGAAARWGQQGDLIIIISYALMTDEEAKNYIPKVINVDERNRVKMAK